A genomic segment from Kwoniella shandongensis chromosome 8, complete sequence encodes:
- a CDS encoding iron-sulfur clusters transporter ATM1, mitochondrial, producing the protein MSFGSCSRHVLQRPQAIFSVAGPSRNVHTSWSSRARAPSLVDKLPQARGRQMIQKPPRATVANADLQGSIRHRGVPSVLASAFSTSSRRSVPPPSSTSTPPPQAVAVTTPDKAAVPAGPKVDKSQDKTDWSIIVKLAGNIWPKDNPKVKLRVIGALTLLVAGKVLNVQVPFFFKAIIDGLNVPITDSTTVWVLAGASIAGYGAARILTTLFGELRNAVFASVSQSAIRKVARETFEHLLSMDMKFHLERQTGGLTRAIDRGTKGISFILSSIVFHVIPTALEISMVCGILSYKFGWDFAAVTGITMVLYTWFTVQTTAWRTKFRKDANSADNKGATVAVDSLINYEAVKAFNNERFEVAQYDATLKTYEKASVKIATSLAALNSGQNLIFSSALTMMMLLGAQGIVKGTMTVGDLVMINQLVFQLSLPLNFLGTVYRELRQSLIDMDVMFNLQSLDSAIKDKPNTKPLALKGGEIRFDNVNFGYHPDRPIFKDISFTIPAGKKVAIVGPSGCGKSTVFRLLFRFYDSQSGRILIDGQDIKDVSLESLRKAIGVVPQDTPLFHADILHNIRYGNLEASDEEVIAAAKKAHVEETIQRLPEKYKTKVGERGLMISGGEKQRLAVARLLLKDPPILFFDEATSALDVYTETELMRNINSLLVDQIKTSVFIAHRLRTISDADLIIVLRDGKVAEQGSHEELMKIEGGVYYRLWQAQLTESTQATAADPQREEAEVVKTTSEKK; encoded by the exons ATGAGCTTCGGCTCCTGCAGCCGACACGTTCTTCAACGGCCGCAAGCGATCTTCTCCGTAGCTGGTCCATCGAGAAATGTGCACACGTCATGGTCTTCGAGGGCGCGTGCGCCGTCGTTGGTCGACAAGCTGCCGCAGGCAAGAGGTCGACAAATGATACAGAAACCCCCACGAGCTACTGTCGCAAACGCCGACCTGCAAGGCTCCATACGGCATCGCGGGGTACCGTCAGTGCTAGCATCtgccttctccacctcatcacgGCGATCcgttcctccaccttcctccacatcgACGCCACCCCCTCAAGCTGTCGCTGTCACCACACCCGACAAAGCAGCTGTACCCGCCGGCCCGAAAGTCGACAAGTCGCAAGACAAGACAGATTGGAGTATCATTGTCAAGCTAGCCGGCAATATCTGGCCGAAAGATAACCCAAAAGTCAAGCTAAGAGTAATAGGAGCTCTCACCCTCTTAGTTGCTGGAAAGGTTTTGAACGTTCAAGTaccattcttcttcaaagCCATCATAGATGGTCTTAATGTACCTATCACGGACTCGACCACTGTATGGGTGCTGGCGGGAGCAAGTATAGCCGGTT ATGGTGCTGCTAGAATCCTGACCACACTCTTCGGCGAGTTGAGAAATGCGGTCTTCGCTTCGGTATCACAGAGTGCGATCCGAAAAGTCGCTAGGGAGACGTTTGAGCATCTCCTTAGCATGGACATGAAGTTTCACCTGGAAAGGCAGACAGGTGGTTTGACAAGAGCAATCGATCGAGGAACCAA AGGCATATCATTCATTCTTTCCTCCATTGTGTTCCATGTCATTCCCACAGCCCTCGAAATCAGCATGGTTTGCGGTATCCTCTCATACAAATTCGGATGGGACTTTGCAGCTGTCACCGGTATCACGATGGTCCTGTATACTTGGTTCACTGTGCAGACGACCGCGTGGAGAACAAAGTTTAGGAAAGATGCGAACTCGGCGGACAACAAGGGTGCAACTGTTGCAGTGGACTCGTTGATCAACTACGAGGCagtcaag GCCTTCAACAACGAACGATTCGAGGTGGCCCAGTACGATGCGACCCTCAAGACGTATGAAAAGGCTTCCGTCAAGATCGCAACTTCATTGGCTGCGCTCAACTCTGGACAaaacctcatcttctctaGTGCTcttacgatgatgatgctgctCGGTGCTCAGGGCATAGTAAAGG GCACAATGACGGTCGGAGACCTGGTCATGATCAACCAGCTTGTTTTCCAGCTTTCCCTTCCACTCAACTTCCTTGGAACCGTTTACCGAGAACTGCGTCAGAGTTTGATCGACATGGACGTCATGTTCAACCTACAGTCTCTCGATTCAGCCATCAAA GACAAACCCAATACTAAACCCTTGGCACTCAAGGGCGGCGAAATCCGTTTTGATAATGTCAATTTTGGATACCACCCTGATCGACCGATCTTCAAGGATATCTCGTTCACCATTCCTGCAGGTAAGAAGGTCGCCATCGTCGGACCTTCCGGTTGCGGAAAGTCTACTGTATTCCGACTCCTCTTCCGATTCTACGACTCCCAATCTGGTCGAATCCTTATAGATGGACAAGATATCAAAGACGTTTCCCTCGAATCACTTAGAAAAGCGATTGGAGTAGTCCCGCAAGATACACCACTCTTCCACGCAGACATCCTACATAATATCAGATACGGAAACCTAGAAGcgagtgacgaagaggtcatCGCggctgcgaagaaggcgcATGTGGAGGAGACGATACAAAGGTTACCGGAGAAGTACAAGACGAAGgtgggagagaggggatTGATGATCTCAGGAGGAGAGAAACAGAGATTGGCAGTTGCgagattgttgttgaaggaTCCACCAATCCTGTTCTTTGACGAGGCGACATCGGCTTTGGACGTCTACACGGAGACGGAATTGATGAGGAACATCAACTCTTTGTTGGTCGACCAGATCAAGACGAGTGTCTTCATCGCCCATCG ACTGCGAACCATCTCCGACGCggatctcatcatcgtccttcgAGACGGTAAAGTTGCCGAACAAGGATCTCACGAAGAGCTCATGAAGATCGAAGGAGGCGTATATTACAGATTGTGGCAAGCCCAATTGACCGAAAGTACACAAGCGACGGCGGCTGATCCCCagagggaagaagcagaagttGTGAAGACGACTtcggagaagaagtga